From Aquificaceae bacterium, one genomic window encodes:
- the dxs gene encoding 1-deoxy-D-xylulose-5-phosphate synthase produces MLERYELLREYGGPIDLKRYDYKELERLAEEVRDYLIEVTAKNGGHVAPGLGVVELTIALLRVFEPPKDVIVWDIGHQAYPWKILTDRKELFPTLRQYGGISGFLRREESPFDAFGAGHSSTSISAALGFRKAFDLLGEQDRYVVAVIGDGAMTAGMAFEALNNAGHLRPNKFIVILNDNEMSISPNVGAISTYLSKILSGRFVQETRQKVKHLLEHLGSPALRVMKLTEEFLKGLLSPGVLFEELGFNYIGPVNGHDLPALERTLENIKYIEGPVLLHVYTKKGKGYKPAENDPVTWHGVAPYKRESGEFIKKPSPPTWTSVFGKAIVELAEQDPNIVVITPAMKEGSGLVEFSQRFPERFFDVGIAEQHACTFAGGLAAGGLKPVACYYSTFLQRAYDQVIHDIALQNLHVVFAIDRGGLVGDDGPTHHGVFDLSYLRCIPNMVVSAPKDEQELRDLLYTALHYNGPFAIRYPRGPAYGVPTEGFRLIKVGSWELLKEGKDGVILGVGYTVYQALKASEELLREGIDFAVVNARFVKPMDEELLERLANTYDFFITVEDNVLMGGFGSGVLEWLAKRGYTKRVLTLGIPDRFIEHGNQNLLRNLVGIDAEGIKERVLEFVKGRLLESGR; encoded by the coding sequence ATGTTAGAAAGGTATGAACTTTTAAGGGAATACGGTGGTCCTATAGACCTAAAGAGGTATGACTATAAAGAGCTTGAAAGGCTTGCGGAAGAGGTAAGAGACTATCTTATAGAGGTTACCGCAAAAAATGGAGGTCATGTGGCACCGGGGCTTGGTGTTGTAGAGTTAACCATAGCACTTTTAAGGGTCTTTGAACCACCCAAGGATGTTATAGTTTGGGACATAGGACATCAGGCATATCCCTGGAAGATACTCACAGACAGAAAGGAACTGTTCCCAACCCTTAGACAATACGGAGGCATATCGGGTTTTCTAAGAAGGGAAGAAAGTCCCTTTGACGCCTTTGGTGCAGGGCATAGCTCCACTTCCATATCCGCTGCACTTGGCTTTAGGAAAGCCTTTGACCTTTTGGGTGAGCAAGACCGTTATGTGGTGGCGGTGATAGGCGATGGTGCCATGACCGCAGGCATGGCTTTTGAAGCACTAAACAACGCAGGACATCTAAGACCAAACAAGTTTATAGTTATCCTCAACGACAACGAAATGTCCATCTCTCCTAACGTAGGTGCCATATCCACATACCTTAGCAAAATACTAAGCGGACGCTTTGTGCAAGAAACAAGACAGAAGGTAAAGCATCTCCTTGAGCATTTGGGAAGTCCTGCACTCAGAGTCATGAAGCTTACAGAGGAGTTTCTAAAGGGTCTTTTATCTCCTGGAGTTCTCTTTGAGGAACTTGGCTTTAACTATATAGGTCCAGTAAACGGACATGACCTACCTGCCTTAGAGAGAACCCTTGAGAACATAAAGTATATAGAAGGACCTGTCCTCTTGCACGTGTATACCAAAAAGGGTAAAGGCTACAAGCCAGCAGAAAACGACCCAGTTACTTGGCACGGTGTTGCACCCTACAAAAGAGAGTCTGGCGAGTTTATCAAAAAGCCTTCACCACCCACTTGGACTTCCGTCTTTGGAAAAGCCATAGTGGAGCTGGCGGAACAAGACCCGAACATAGTGGTGATAACACCTGCCATGAAGGAAGGCTCTGGTCTTGTGGAGTTTAGCCAAAGGTTTCCCGAAAGGTTTTTTGATGTAGGTATTGCGGAACAGCATGCCTGCACCTTTGCAGGTGGTCTTGCGGCAGGAGGTCTCAAACCTGTAGCCTGCTACTATTCTACCTTTCTCCAAAGGGCATACGACCAAGTTATACACGACATAGCACTTCAAAACTTGCATGTGGTTTTTGCCATAGACAGGGGCGGTCTTGTGGGTGATGATGGACCAACACATCACGGAGTTTTTGACCTCTCATACCTTAGGTGCATTCCTAATATGGTGGTGTCCGCACCAAAGGATGAGCAGGAGCTAAGAGACCTACTATATACCGCACTGCACTACAATGGACCCTTTGCCATAAGGTATCCAAGAGGTCCAGCCTACGGCGTGCCTACGGAGGGTTTTCGTCTCATAAAGGTAGGAAGTTGGGAGCTTCTAAAAGAGGGCAAGGATGGTGTGATATTGGGAGTGGGCTACACAGTCTATCAAGCTCTCAAGGCTTCGGAGGAGCTTCTAAGAGAGGGTATTGACTTTGCGGTGGTAAACGCAAGGTTTGTAAAGCCTATGGATGAGGAGCTTTTGGAAAGGTTGGCAAACACCTATGACTTCTTTATAACGGTGGAGGACAACGTGCTTATGGGGGGCTTTGGCTCTGGAGTGCTTGAGTGGTTGGCAAAGAGGGGCTACACCAAGAGGGTTCTCACCTTAGGCATTCCCGACAGGTTCATAGAGCATGGAAACCAAAACCTGCTTAGAAACTTGGTGGGCATAGATGCAGAAGGCATAAAGGAGAGAGTTTTGGAGTTCGTAAAGGGAAGGCTTTTAGAAAGTGGGCGTTGA